In Dyadobacter subterraneus, a single genomic region encodes these proteins:
- a CDS encoding ComEC/Rec2 family competence protein: protein MLPRVPFVSFVLVFVIGILAGDFLISLNFFDTHTTSCLETAVILVITAVSFLLYKKRKYLVFGICFLFFLFVCGVFDINLHSAELNKDIIKLTSNKYEFYEAVVTSLPEKRAKSLRVEVLIKRVHTNKKWIDVDVKALLCIPLDASQIPYANDYLLVKGNAEQPKPPMNPEEFDYKRYLWNKGIVWTDYLPEGSYQVVKNRNISVSVKQWSIQISEWADRQFRTNLKDEKSYGLVKAMLLGRRDDLRSDQIDDYTTSGTVHILSVSGMHVAIIFWVITFMLGWIKKLKGGKYVYLAIVIWLMCFMHLSPVWRLLFFVPH, encoded by the coding sequence ATGCTGCCACGTGTTCCTTTTGTAAGCTTTGTGCTGGTTTTTGTAATTGGTATTCTGGCAGGAGATTTTTTAATCTCTCTGAATTTTTTTGACACCCATACAACTTCGTGTTTAGAAACGGCTGTAATCCTGGTGATTACAGCCGTTTCTTTTTTGCTTTATAAAAAGCGCAAATATTTAGTCTTCGGAATATGCTTTCTGTTCTTTTTGTTTGTTTGCGGCGTGTTCGATATCAATTTGCATTCGGCTGAGTTGAATAAGGATATCATAAAATTGACTAGCAATAAATATGAATTTTACGAAGCCGTCGTCACTTCTTTGCCCGAAAAAAGAGCAAAATCTTTACGTGTTGAAGTATTGATAAAGAGAGTCCACACGAATAAAAAATGGATTGATGTAGATGTAAAAGCTCTTTTATGCATTCCGCTCGACGCTTCTCAAATTCCTTATGCCAATGATTATCTGTTGGTTAAGGGAAATGCGGAGCAGCCAAAACCACCCATGAATCCGGAAGAATTTGATTACAAAAGATACTTATGGAATAAAGGTATTGTCTGGACAGATTATCTGCCGGAAGGTTCTTATCAGGTTGTTAAAAACAGAAATATCTCGGTTAGCGTAAAACAGTGGAGTATACAGATTTCGGAATGGGCTGACCGGCAATTCAGGACAAATCTGAAAGATGAAAAGTCATATGGATTAGTAAAAGCTATGCTTCTTGGCCGCCGTGATGACCTTCGTTCCGATCAGATTGACGATTACACAACTTCCGGAACGGTGCATATTTTATCAGTTTCCGGTATGCACGTGGCCATCATTTTCTGGGTGATAACCTTTATGCTTGGCTGGATAAAAAAGTTAAAAGGAGGGAAATACGTGTATCTCGCAATCGTGATATGGCTGATGTGTTTTATGCACTTGTCACCGGTATGGCGCCTTCTGTTCTTCGTGCCACACTGA
- a CDS encoding M43 family zinc metalloprotease → MKSLITRFNFFIGFGILGFFNPVLVDAQVADSLLIRCVTHERDIIRTKKNSDYQQARLKTEEAIQEYLKNNRSQLRKAATDEVIRIPVVVHVVYDGAVGKIGGENNPNISDDQIRSQIAVLNEDYRRKSGTNGFNTDPVGVDAGIEFYLAEYDDNGKSTTGITRTQYTERSLFNPLTDDDLLASIIYWPSDKYLNIWTCRFIDSYLGISQFPSVTGVDGLNTKNETYEKTDGVIIDFRFFGRNGNSNTSKIYNLGRTTTHEVGHWLGLIHTWGDAFCGDDFCADTPPAEGSNQTTVCVDKYSNCSGFRTRNMIENYMDYSPDSCMNIFTADQLSRMKAVLALSPRRIKLVESAKIGRLDPSDKLVVEVFPNPASAEISAIVRFSDYQNFSATLYDQMGNALQNQSFTDVWSRKISVDINKFHTGLYYLKVTTDKETVTKRIVIK, encoded by the coding sequence ATGAAAAGTCTGATAACTAGATTTAACTTTTTTATCGGTTTCGGAATTTTAGGATTTTTTAATCCAGTGCTTGTTGATGCACAGGTGGCGGATTCATTATTAATCCGTTGTGTAACGCATGAGCGGGATATAATAAGAACAAAAAAAAATTCTGATTATCAGCAAGCCCGGTTAAAAACCGAAGAGGCAATACAGGAATATCTAAAAAATAACCGGTCGCAGCTTCGAAAGGCTGCGACCGATGAAGTTATAAGAATTCCGGTGGTGGTTCATGTTGTTTATGATGGCGCTGTTGGTAAAATCGGCGGCGAAAACAATCCGAATATATCAGACGACCAAATTCGCAGCCAGATTGCAGTGCTGAATGAAGATTATCGCCGGAAATCGGGTACAAATGGTTTTAATACTGATCCGGTCGGTGTGGACGCTGGTATTGAATTTTATCTGGCTGAATATGATGACAATGGGAAAAGCACTACCGGAATTACAAGAACCCAATACACCGAACGCAGTCTTTTTAATCCCTTAACGGATGATGACCTGCTGGCGAGTATCATTTACTGGCCGTCTGATAAATACCTGAATATCTGGACTTGCCGGTTTATAGACAGCTATCTGGGCATTTCTCAGTTTCCATCGGTAACAGGTGTTGACGGGCTTAATACCAAGAATGAAACTTATGAAAAAACCGACGGTGTCATTATAGATTTCAGGTTTTTTGGCAGAAATGGTAATTCGAATACCAGCAAAATTTACAATCTCGGAAGAACGACAACGCATGAAGTCGGACACTGGCTTGGTTTGATCCATACCTGGGGAGACGCGTTTTGCGGAGATGATTTTTGTGCGGATACGCCGCCTGCGGAAGGATCTAATCAGACGACTGTTTGTGTTGATAAATATTCCAATTGCTCCGGTTTCAGGACAAGGAATATGATTGAGAATTACATGGATTATTCGCCTGATTCCTGCATGAATATTTTTACGGCGGACCAATTATCCAGAATGAAAGCGGTTTTAGCGTTGAGTCCCAGACGTATTAAACTTGTGGAGTCCGCAAAAATTGGCAGACTAGATCCCTCTGATAAGCTGGTTGTTGAAGTTTTTCCCAACCCTGCCAGTGCAGAAATAAGTGCAATTGTGCGATTTTCCGACTACCAGAATTTTTCTGCCACGCTTTATGATCAAATGGGTAATGCACTTCAAAATCAAAGCTTTACGGATGTGTGGAGCCGCAAAATTTCAGTTGATATTAACAAATTTCATACAGGATTATATTATTTAAAAGTGACCACCGACAAAGAAACCGTCACAAAGAGGATCGTAATTAAATGA
- the rlmD gene encoding 23S rRNA (uracil(1939)-C(5))-methyltransferase RlmD, translated as MSKGTRYEYVEITDFAAEGKCIFKSEDGVIFIEGDVAPGDIVDLEVVRTKKKLKEAVVTKIHSLSKLRAEPYCQHFGVCGGCKWQHIGYEHQIGFKRQQVVDHFQRIGKIKNVEINPILAGPQTTFYRNKLEFTFSNYRWVTKEQLDSGEKFSKNALGFHVPKRFDKIFTVEKCHLQPDPSNALRNSLHAFGDAQGIPYYDVKYNVGTLRNLVVRTANTGDIMVIVQFGEKNDEAIELVMNYMNDMHPEITSLNYIVNLKGNDSYQDQEVINFSGERTIRETMEDLTFLVGPKSFYQTNSEQAYNLFKVTREYAGLTGNESVYDLYTGTGTIANFVARQAKKVVGVEYVEAAVKDARINSALNGIINTEFFAGDMRWIMNESFLAKHGRPDVIITDPPRAGMDVPVIETILKAAPDKVVYVSCNTATQARDLALMSEDYEVTKVQPVDMFPNTHHVENVALLVRKDR; from the coding sequence ATGTCAAAGGGTACCAGGTATGAATACGTTGAAATTACTGATTTCGCGGCAGAAGGCAAGTGTATATTTAAATCGGAAGACGGGGTAATTTTTATTGAAGGTGATGTGGCGCCGGGTGATATTGTGGACCTGGAAGTGGTGCGGACGAAAAAGAAATTAAAGGAAGCTGTTGTAACAAAAATACATTCGTTGTCCAAGTTACGGGCAGAGCCATACTGTCAGCATTTCGGTGTTTGCGGCGGTTGTAAATGGCAGCATATTGGTTACGAGCATCAGATTGGCTTTAAAAGACAACAGGTGGTTGATCATTTTCAGCGAATTGGTAAAATTAAAAATGTTGAGATCAATCCGATTCTGGCCGGACCTCAAACAACTTTTTACCGTAATAAACTTGAATTTACATTTTCAAATTATCGTTGGGTAACGAAGGAACAACTGGATTCGGGTGAGAAATTTTCTAAAAATGCTTTGGGTTTTCACGTCCCAAAACGTTTTGATAAAATTTTTACGGTTGAAAAATGTCACTTGCAGCCTGATCCCTCGAACGCTTTAAGAAATTCTCTGCATGCCTTCGGCGACGCTCAGGGTATTCCTTATTATGATGTAAAATATAATGTCGGAACGCTGAGAAATCTTGTTGTCAGAACTGCAAATACGGGTGATATCATGGTTATCGTTCAGTTTGGAGAGAAAAACGATGAGGCGATTGAACTCGTGATGAATTACATGAACGATATGCATCCTGAGATTACCTCCCTGAATTATATCGTCAATCTGAAAGGAAATGATTCGTATCAGGATCAGGAAGTGATTAATTTTTCCGGTGAAAGAACCATTCGTGAAACGATGGAAGATCTTACTTTTCTGGTAGGACCTAAATCTTTTTACCAAACAAATTCTGAACAAGCCTATAATCTTTTCAAAGTAACAAGAGAATATGCAGGATTAACCGGAAATGAATCAGTTTACGATTTGTACACAGGGACCGGAACAATAGCGAATTTTGTTGCCAGACAAGCCAAAAAAGTTGTAGGTGTTGAATACGTGGAAGCGGCTGTTAAAGATGCTAGAATAAATTCTGCTTTAAACGGCATAATAAATACAGAATTCTTCGCTGGTGATATGCGCTGGATCATGAATGAATCTTTTTTAGCAAAACATGGAAGACCTGATGTTATCATCACGGATCCTCCGCGCGCTGGGATGGATGTGCCGGTAATTGAAACGATTTTGAAAGCTGCTCCTGATAAAGTTGTATATGTAAGCTGTAACACGGCCACACAGGCAAGAGATCTTGCCTTAATGTCGGAAGATTATGAAGTGACAAAAGTGCAGCCAGTTGATATGTTCCCTAATACTCACCATGTAGAAAACGTGGCACTTTTGGTGAGAAAAGATAGATAA
- the dnaB gene encoding replicative DNA helicase, producing MENDKAPNQYPRTGNKTGTSNGRSANTRTQSFDQNYGKLPPQATDLEEAVLGALMIEKDALTAVVDILRPESFYKDSHQRIYKAILTLFADSEPIDMLTVISKLRSTGEVEIIGGASYIIGLTSKVNSAANIEYHARIITQASIRRELITISSEIQKEAFEDTTDVFKLLDKTEQALFQISESNIKKNYSDMGSLMRQALEELDQKKNNKDGLTGVPSGFSALDRITSGWQKTELVILAARPGMGKTAFVVSSLRNAAVDFNMAVAIFSLEMSSVQLVNRLISAEAEIDSEKIRKGSLAPHEWEQLHHRIHRLTNAPIYIDDTPALSILELRAKCRRLKAQHDIQMVVIDYLQLMTGDTGGKGAGNREQEIAMISRSLKNLAKELDVPVIALSQLSRAVETRGGEKRPQLSDLRESGSIEQDADMVIFLYRPEYYGITEDETGNSVAGVGEVIIAKNRAGSLETVQLRFIGKYTKFADLDAQFAPAPFSVDRPITNSNPISSFESQGRNNPAPSNPASGGTLRSRANDLSNFDYKGPDSEPPF from the coding sequence ATGGAAAATGACAAGGCACCAAATCAATACCCCAGGACAGGTAATAAAACAGGTACTTCCAATGGAAGATCTGCAAACACACGCACCCAAAGTTTTGACCAAAATTACGGCAAACTTCCCCCGCAGGCAACCGATCTTGAAGAGGCCGTTCTTGGCGCTTTAATGATTGAAAAAGATGCGTTAACTGCCGTTGTGGACATTCTTCGTCCTGAGAGTTTTTATAAAGATTCGCATCAGCGGATATACAAAGCAATCCTTACTTTATTTGCTGATTCTGAACCAATTGATATGCTTACCGTAATTTCAAAATTACGGAGTACAGGTGAAGTTGAAATCATTGGAGGAGCATCTTACATTATTGGCCTGACTTCAAAAGTGAACTCGGCTGCCAATATTGAGTACCACGCCCGGATCATTACACAGGCATCCATCAGACGGGAATTAATTACGATTTCTTCTGAAATTCAAAAGGAAGCTTTTGAGGATACTACGGATGTTTTCAAACTATTGGATAAAACCGAGCAGGCGCTTTTTCAGATTTCAGAATCGAATATCAAGAAAAATTATTCTGACATGGGTTCGCTGATGCGTCAGGCTTTGGAAGAACTTGATCAGAAGAAAAATAATAAAGACGGACTTACAGGAGTTCCTTCCGGCTTTTCGGCACTTGACAGGATTACGTCGGGCTGGCAAAAAACGGAATTGGTAATTCTTGCGGCTCGTCCCGGTATGGGTAAAACGGCATTTGTCGTTTCTTCACTTCGAAATGCGGCTGTTGATTTTAATATGGCCGTAGCGATTTTCTCTCTGGAAATGTCCTCGGTTCAGTTGGTAAATCGTCTTATATCAGCCGAAGCGGAAATTGACAGTGAAAAAATCAGGAAAGGAAGTCTGGCTCCGCACGAGTGGGAACAACTTCACCACCGTATTCACAGGCTTACAAACGCGCCGATTTATATCGATGACACGCCTGCCCTATCCATCTTGGAATTACGTGCAAAATGCCGTCGTTTAAAGGCGCAGCACGATATCCAGATGGTCGTGATTGACTACTTGCAGCTGATGACCGGTGATACTGGTGGAAAAGGTGCCGGTAACCGTGAACAGGAAATTGCGATGATCTCCCGTTCGTTGAAAAATCTTGCAAAAGAACTTGACGTACCGGTAATCGCACTTTCACAGCTTAGCCGTGCGGTGGAAACACGTGGCGGAGAAAAAAGGCCTCAGCTTTCAGATTTAAGGGAATCAGGATCTATTGAGCAGGATGCGGATATGGTAATTTTCTTGTATCGTCCTGAATATTATGGTATTACAGAAGACGAAACCGGAAATTCAGTAGCAGGTGTCGGTGAAGTAATTATTGCCAAAAACCGGGCGGGATCGCTTGAAACGGTACAGTTACGATTTATCGGTAAATACACCAAATTTGCCGATCTGGACGCTCAGTTTGCTCCGGCTCCTTTTTCAGTGGACAGACCGATTACAAATTCTAACCCGATTTCTTCTTTTGAAAGTCAGGGTAGAAATAATCCGGCACCGAGCAATCCGGCAAGTGGAGGAACCCTCCGAAGCCGCGCAAATGATTTAAGCAATTTTGATTATAAAGGTCCTGATAGCGAACCACCGTTTTGA
- a CDS encoding gliding motility-associated C-terminal domain-containing protein: MKNRLILSFVLLLCILQARATHIVGGQLFITENKNSAYNYKIGLTMYFDALNGNPGAEDDVVYIYVFRKRDNASVGYVSAPKIERKNVTYTNPQCGISLTETIMITYASDVLLESSVFNDPGGYYMVWDRCCRNAAITNIKSPGTAGSLFYLEFPPIVKNSTSFSNSSPVFPAIQGDYACVNSPFFFNFGGTDADGDSLAYRLMTPLQGYSTQDRPSVQAIGSSSYPTLTWIDGITNANIIPGPQPLTVDAKTGMLSVTPGNLGLYVFAVQVDEFRNGVKIGTLTRDFQLKVVDCPKMSPPKILFKPKGSSTFYNSNQIITVKDGDPNCFEVMVTDPTINDLIKIQGHAINQTNDYFSLFPVEYATTVANDTMRVQVCLDECFITYDNRPIRIELIAQDQSCPIPLMDTLVIYIRRESSGNNAPVVTTSLQTDYVHVVAGTAVSFTVFGKDSDTDSLSLSGAGENFTLSSKSMIFKTVSGKTSVQSGFSWVPPCNALEGDTIKVDFTAEDLRCAGSGLKTSKTIYFIVDQSPNHPPAITTSLVQADVSYILGASGGITFQVKAIDPDTNTILLSASGRGFQLNALGITFENKTGTGQLISDFTWFPDCAIMNGDTSHSFTVDFVARDKSCTASLDTISVTISLSDLEAKSEIDLPNVITPNGDGKNDCLILDELPTGSCNDQFKDVTIFNRWGKQIYYSRDKTKNWCPNDISGGYYYYVIKYTKSTYKGGLTVLK; this comes from the coding sequence ATGAAAAACCGATTGATTTTATCCTTCGTACTTCTGTTATGCATTCTCCAAGCAAGAGCCACGCACATTGTGGGCGGACAACTCTTTATTACCGAAAACAAAAACAGCGCATACAATTACAAGATCGGGCTTACCATGTACTTCGATGCACTCAACGGAAATCCGGGCGCTGAAGACGATGTCGTCTACATTTACGTGTTCCGGAAAAGAGATAATGCATCTGTGGGTTACGTTTCAGCCCCAAAAATAGAACGAAAAAACGTCACCTACACAAATCCGCAGTGTGGAATATCTTTAACCGAGACAATTATGATCACTTATGCCAGTGATGTATTGCTCGAATCTTCCGTTTTTAATGATCCTGGCGGATATTATATGGTCTGGGACAGATGTTGCAGGAATGCGGCGATCACCAATATAAAATCACCGGGGACAGCCGGCAGTTTGTTTTATCTTGAATTTCCGCCAATTGTAAAAAACAGTACTTCATTTTCAAATTCTTCACCGGTTTTCCCTGCCATTCAAGGTGATTATGCTTGTGTAAATTCTCCTTTCTTTTTCAATTTTGGTGGAACGGATGCGGACGGAGATAGTTTGGCGTATCGGCTCATGACACCTTTGCAGGGATATTCAACCCAGGACAGACCCAGCGTTCAGGCGATTGGTTCGTCAAGTTATCCGACTTTAACCTGGATTGATGGTATCACAAATGCCAATATTATTCCTGGTCCTCAGCCTTTAACGGTGGACGCAAAAACCGGAATGCTTTCTGTAACCCCTGGAAATCTGGGACTTTACGTTTTTGCAGTTCAGGTTGATGAGTTCAGGAATGGTGTTAAAATTGGAACGTTAACCAGAGATTTTCAGCTGAAAGTTGTTGATTGCCCAAAAATGAGTCCGCCAAAAATTCTTTTCAAACCAAAAGGAAGCAGCACATTTTACAACAGCAACCAGATTATCACTGTAAAAGATGGCGATCCGAATTGTTTTGAAGTGATGGTTACAGATCCAACAATTAATGACCTGATCAAAATTCAGGGACATGCCATCAATCAAACCAATGATTATTTCTCACTTTTTCCTGTTGAATACGCAACTACCGTGGCCAATGATACCATGCGGGTTCAGGTCTGCCTGGATGAATGTTTCATAACCTATGATAATCGTCCGATTCGTATTGAATTAATTGCACAGGATCAAAGCTGCCCGATTCCACTTATGGACACGCTCGTAATTTACATTCGTCGCGAAAGCAGCGGCAACAATGCTCCTGTTGTAACAACTTCACTACAAACAGATTATGTACATGTGGTAGCGGGAACTGCTGTCAGTTTTACAGTTTTTGGAAAAGATTCGGATACTGATAGCCTAAGCTTGTCAGGAGCCGGAGAAAATTTTACCTTATCTTCAAAATCAATGATTTTCAAAACGGTGAGCGGCAAAACTTCCGTCCAATCCGGTTTTAGCTGGGTTCCTCCCTGCAATGCTCTTGAGGGTGATACGATAAAAGTGGATTTTACGGCAGAAGATCTCCGTTGCGCCGGAAGTGGTTTAAAAACATCCAAAACCATTTATTTTATTGTTGATCAATCTCCGAATCATCCGCCGGCGATAACCACATCGCTTGTTCAGGCAGATGTCAGCTATATTTTGGGAGCCAGCGGTGGTATCACTTTTCAGGTGAAAGCCATTGATCCGGATACCAACACAATTTTATTAAGTGCATCAGGAAGAGGTTTTCAGTTGAATGCTCTCGGAATAACTTTCGAAAATAAAACCGGAACCGGGCAGCTGATTTCGGATTTCACATGGTTTCCGGATTGCGCGATCATGAACGGGGATACCAGCCATTCATTTACCGTTGATTTTGTAGCGCGGGATAAGAGTTGCACCGCTTCCCTGGACACAATCTCGGTTACCATTTCTTTAAGCGATTTAGAGGCAAAATCTGAAATTGATTTACCAAACGTAATAACACCAAATGGTGATGGGAAAAACGACTGCCTGATTTTAGATGAGCTTCCGACAGGTAGCTGCAACGACCAGTTTAAAGACGTGACAATTTTTAATCGCTGGGGAAAGCAGATTTATTATTCCAGAGACAAAACAAAAAACTGGTGTCCGAATGACATTTCCGGAGGGTATTATTATTACGTGATTAAATACACGAAAAGTACTTACAAGGGTGGCTTGACCGTTTTGAAATAA
- a CDS encoding PhoH family protein, whose product MLEKIITLEDVSMVDFLGIHNSNIKEVSAAFPKSKIISRGNEIRIQGTAPEIMRITDILESLVAHYQKYGKVTNENVKVYLNGISRPAVQNAEDDADVIIYGNKGLVVKAKTQNQKLLVEAAAKFDLVYAVGPAGTGKTYTAVAIAVRALKNKEVKKIIITRPAVEAGENLGFLPGDLKEKIDPYLRPIYDALDDMIAPEKLKLYLENRTIEIAPLAYMRGRTLNNAFILLDEAQNTTPMQMKMFLTRMGPSSKAIITGDKSQIDLPKNLKSGLIDSLTILKGIKGISFVELDGSDVVRHRLVKDILAAYEKSDN is encoded by the coding sequence TTGCTAGAAAAAATCATCACGCTCGAAGACGTCTCTATGGTCGATTTTTTGGGCATTCACAATTCGAATATTAAAGAAGTGTCCGCAGCTTTTCCAAAAAGCAAAATTATTTCACGCGGAAATGAAATCCGTATTCAGGGAACAGCGCCTGAGATTATGCGCATTACTGATATACTTGAATCGCTGGTCGCTCATTACCAGAAGTACGGAAAAGTTACTAATGAAAATGTTAAAGTTTATTTAAACGGAATTTCAAGACCAGCCGTCCAGAATGCAGAAGATGACGCGGATGTCATCATTTATGGAAATAAGGGACTGGTTGTCAAGGCGAAAACGCAGAATCAGAAGTTGTTGGTTGAGGCAGCTGCGAAATTTGATCTTGTGTATGCTGTGGGGCCGGCAGGAACGGGAAAGACATATACAGCCGTGGCTATTGCGGTTCGTGCACTGAAAAACAAAGAGGTTAAGAAGATAATCATAACGCGTCCGGCGGTTGAGGCGGGGGAAAATCTGGGTTTTTTACCGGGCGATTTGAAAGAAAAAATAGATCCTTATCTGAGACCGATTTATGATGCGCTGGACGACATGATCGCTCCTGAAAAGCTGAAATTATATCTGGAAAACAGAACAATCGAAATTGCACCGCTCGCTTATATGAGGGGCCGGACGCTGAATAACGCTTTTATTTTGCTCGATGAGGCACAGAATACCACGCCGATGCAGATGAAAATGTTTTTGACACGTATGGGGCCAAGTTCCAAGGCGATCATTACCGGTGATAAATCACAGATTGATTTACCAAAAAACCTTAAATCCGGTTTGATAGATTCACTGACGATTTTGAAGGGAATTAAAGGAATCAGTTTCGTCGAACTTGACGGATCTGACGTTGTACGCCACCGTTTGGTTAAGGACATTCTGGCTGCATATGAAAAGTCTGATAACTAG
- a CDS encoding ComEC/Rec2 family competence protein, with product MADVFYALVTGMAPSVLRATLMCIVFVLAEVYSKKNNGINTLALSAFIILLIDPQALFDVGFQLSYLAMAGIFLLYEPIAAIWKPTGRMQKYFWQITALSFAAQLATFPLSLYYFHQFPFYFWLVNPFVITFTNLLLPAALILLLTCLVPFAAIHMMVGFIVDFLSCLTNFSVAVPKVLPGYLIENLYLDKAEVLILYAALFIFWFAYESQEFRKLKSGFILIFIFIIYSASMSIQSYISPQGMIHAVPKHAVMSFKDGNRMYISSDKAFETDTNAYKFYIKNYAVSEGVTQTIFLNKKIVSQINNLTIRHLDSGYLLSWRGKLIFRGNYIPTKAVLDYMLITSPRYPKTKEILADKHTVFLLGGEIKKQTKQRWEYLISQGNYTSHDLLTKGSILLP from the coding sequence ATGGCTGATGTGTTTTATGCACTTGTCACCGGTATGGCGCCTTCTGTTCTTCGTGCCACACTGATGTGTATTGTATTTGTGCTGGCAGAAGTTTACAGTAAAAAGAATAACGGAATAAACACACTGGCACTTTCTGCGTTTATCATTCTTTTAATAGACCCGCAAGCCCTGTTTGACGTTGGATTTCAACTTTCATATTTAGCTATGGCGGGGATATTTTTGCTTTATGAGCCCATCGCAGCAATTTGGAAACCTACCGGGCGCATGCAGAAATATTTCTGGCAAATTACAGCGCTTTCCTTTGCCGCACAGCTGGCAACATTTCCATTAAGTCTTTATTATTTTCACCAGTTCCCGTTTTACTTCTGGCTTGTCAATCCATTTGTCATAACATTCACCAACTTATTATTACCTGCTGCACTGATACTGCTTTTAACATGTCTTGTGCCATTTGCAGCGATACATATGATGGTAGGTTTCATAGTAGATTTTCTATCCTGTCTGACCAATTTTTCAGTAGCCGTTCCTAAGGTATTACCAGGTTATCTGATAGAGAACTTATATCTCGATAAGGCCGAGGTTTTAATTTTATATGCTGCACTATTTATATTCTGGTTTGCTTATGAATCACAAGAATTTAGAAAGTTAAAAAGTGGTTTTATACTAATTTTTATATTCATCATTTATTCAGCTTCCATGAGCATCCAGTCGTACATCAGTCCCCAAGGCATGATTCACGCGGTTCCAAAACATGCTGTAATGAGTTTCAAAGACGGTAATAGAATGTATATTTCTTCTGATAAAGCATTTGAAACAGATACAAATGCTTATAAATTTTATATCAAAAACTATGCTGTAAGTGAAGGAGTTACGCAAACTATTTTTCTGAATAAAAAAATCGTCAGCCAAATTAATAATCTCACCATACGACATCTTGATTCCGGTTATTTGTTATCGTGGCGCGGGAAATTAATCTTCCGGGGAAATTATATTCCGACGAAAGCGGTGCTTGATTATATGTTGATTACGTCACCCAGATATCCAAAAACAAAGGAAATTCTGGCAGATAAGCATACAGTATTTTTGCTAGGCGGGGAAATAAAAAAGCAAACGAAACAGAGGTGGGAATATTTAATTTCACAAGGAAATTATACTTCACATGACCTGCTTACCAAAGGAAGTATACTATTGCCTTGA
- a CDS encoding DUF922 domain-containing protein: MNWIQYRLANMLKSLLPMVLFISSNILSFGQNDPEIIVLPKDASSVIRTNKFFIQNVEDKRKIKGAGIGKLIVFGKEKPVSLGNTVEKELMSYWSYAAPKRNDDNLPLYISVNDFQINEKRAGPNRVTGDIKLEVTFRYYRNMVPVELTNYQTSAVYTRPEKDFDYPKLVKQLLDPALMHFQKWMTSNTGKNPALAKNLKLVFNEITSTDKSDTVFYSIRRPLVWSDFQGQKNRPGSRYAAAVFTSFSYEGHSYPKDNDIVLQIDLKTFMVKSMSWGLAEAKNAGTLRHEQLHFDITRIVVERFKKRLENAELTIEDYDSEIQYQFIEAFREMNKEQEAYDDATGHGLNAGEQAAWDRKISKEILDIYSRQ, encoded by the coding sequence ATGAATTGGATTCAATATAGATTGGCAAATATGCTTAAAAGTCTCTTGCCGATGGTCCTTTTTATTTCATCAAACATACTTTCATTTGGCCAAAATGATCCTGAAATTATTGTGCTTCCCAAAGATGCATCCTCTGTCATAAGAACAAACAAATTTTTTATTCAAAATGTCGAAGATAAGAGAAAGATAAAAGGTGCAGGTATTGGCAAACTCATTGTTTTTGGAAAAGAAAAGCCTGTCTCACTGGGAAATACGGTTGAAAAAGAGCTTATGTCCTACTGGTCATATGCTGCTCCCAAAAGAAACGATGACAATTTGCCTCTGTATATTTCTGTAAACGATTTTCAAATTAATGAAAAACGGGCTGGCCCAAACAGGGTTACCGGAGATATAAAATTGGAGGTTACTTTCAGGTATTATCGTAACATGGTGCCTGTTGAACTGACCAATTATCAGACCTCCGCTGTTTACACCCGTCCGGAAAAGGACTTTGACTATCCCAAACTGGTCAAACAATTACTGGATCCGGCTTTAATGCATTTCCAAAAATGGATGACCTCAAACACCGGAAAAAATCCTGCTCTGGCAAAAAATCTGAAACTCGTTTTTAATGAAATTACGTCAACAGACAAATCAGATACCGTTTTTTACAGTATTCGTCGGCCATTGGTATGGAGCGATTTCCAGGGACAGAAAAACCGACCTGGGAGCCGTTATGCTGCGGCGGTATTTACCAGCTTTTCCTATGAAGGTCACTCCTATCCAAAAGATAATGATATCGTTTTACAGATTGATTTAAAGACATTTATGGTAAAAAGTATGTCATGGGGACTGGCAGAAGCGAAAAATGCCGGAACCTTGCGGCATGAACAGCTGCATTTTGACATTACCAGGATTGTTGTTGAACGGTTTAAAAAACGACTTGAAAATGCTGAACTGACCATCGAAGATTACGATAGCGAAATTCAGTATCAGTTTATAGAAGCTTTCCGGGAAATGAATAAAGAACAGGAAGCTTATGACGACGCTACCGGTCACGGATTAAATGCTGGTGAACAAGCAGCCTGGGATAGAAAAATTTCGAAAGAGATTCTTGATATTTATTCAAGGCAATAG